A window of Silurus meridionalis isolate SWU-2019-XX chromosome 4, ASM1480568v1, whole genome shotgun sequence contains these coding sequences:
- the aicda gene encoding single-stranded DNA cytosine deaminase isoform X1 translates to MYAFEVEHAVMSFTLTAHIEKFVSPTTSFTTGCLYSYAHVMNSLGPYCTILDFAMNVKELRLNQTRLQDGHPFSLFADDGLYIVPWYLEYFGNCFICRFQNSHSFLHDSTTELVSSFGMMSKLDSVLLTQRKFIYHYKNVRWARGRNETYLCFVVKRRNSPDSLSFDFGHLRNRSGCHVELLFLSYLGVLCPGFLGSGVDGVRVAYAITWFCSWSPCSNCAHRLSRFMSQMPNLRLRIFVSRLYFCDQEDSQEREGLRCLQRAGVQVTVMTYKDFFYCWQTFVARNQRAFKAWDGLHQNSTRLSRKLHRILQPSDCEDLRDGFALLGL, encoded by the exons ATGTATGCATTTGAAGTTGAGCATGCGGTTATGTCTTTTACCTTAACCGCACACATTGAAAAATTTGTCTCACCTACTACCTCATTCACCACCGGATGTTTGTACAGTTATGCGCATGTG ATGAATTCACTAGGACCGTATTGCACAATTCTGGACTTTGCTATGAACGTCAAAGAACTTCGATTGAACCAGACACGGCTTCAG GATGGACATCCATTTTCCCTGTTTGCTGATGATGGCCTTTACATTGTTCCATGGTACCTGGAATATTTTGGAAATTGTTTTATATGCCGT tTTCAAAACTCTCACTCATTTTTGCATGACTCAACCACTGAGCTGGTTTCATCTTTCGGAATGATGAGCAAGCTGGACAg TGTGCTGCTGACTCAGAGGAAGTTTATTTATCACTATAAGAACGTACGCTGGGCACGTGGGAGAAACGAGACCTACCTCTGTTTTGTTGTCAAGAGACGCAACAGTCCCGACTCGCTCTCCTTCGACTTTGGACACCTGCGCAATCGCTCTGGCTGCCATGTGGAG CTTCTTTTCCTGAGCTATCTTGGGGTACTGTGCCCCGGTTTCTTGGGTTCTGGTGTGGACGGTGTACGGGTGGCATATGCCATTACTTGGTTCTGTTCCTGGTCACCCTGTTCAAACTGCGCCCATCGCCTTTCGCGCTTCATGTCTCAGATGCCCAACCTGCGGCTGCGCATCTTTGTCTCACGCCTTTACTTCTGTGACCAGGAGGACAGTCAAGAGAGAGAGGGACTCCGATGCTTGCAAAGGGCTGGCGTGCAAGTGACTGTCATGACCtataaag ATTTTTTCTACTGTTGGCAAACCTTTGTGGCTCGTAATCAAAGAGCGTTCAAGGCTTGGGATGGCCTTCACCAGAACTCTACCAGATTGTCCCGGAAACTTCACCGAATACTGCAG CCTAGTGACTGTGAAGACCTGAGGGATGGCTTCGCTCTGCTGGGGCTTTAA
- the aicda gene encoding single-stranded DNA cytosine deaminase isoform X3: protein MYAFEVEHAVMSFTLTAHIEKFVSPTTSFTTGCLYSYAHVMNSLGPYCTILDFAMNVKELRLNQTRLQFQNSHSFLHDSTTELVSSFGMMSKLDSVLLTQRKFIYHYKNVRWARGRNETYLCFVVKRRNSPDSLSFDFGHLRNRSGCHVELLFLSYLGVLCPGFLGSGVDGVRVAYAITWFCSWSPCSNCAHRLSRFMSQMPNLRLRIFVSRLYFCDQEDSQEREGLRCLQRAGVQVTVMTYKDFFYCWQTFVARNQRAFKAWDGLHQNSTRLSRKLHRILQPSDCEDLRDGFALLGL from the exons ATGTATGCATTTGAAGTTGAGCATGCGGTTATGTCTTTTACCTTAACCGCACACATTGAAAAATTTGTCTCACCTACTACCTCATTCACCACCGGATGTTTGTACAGTTATGCGCATGTG ATGAATTCACTAGGACCGTATTGCACAATTCTGGACTTTGCTATGAACGTCAAAGAACTTCGATTGAACCAGACACGGCTTCAG tTTCAAAACTCTCACTCATTTTTGCATGACTCAACCACTGAGCTGGTTTCATCTTTCGGAATGATGAGCAAGCTGGACAg TGTGCTGCTGACTCAGAGGAAGTTTATTTATCACTATAAGAACGTACGCTGGGCACGTGGGAGAAACGAGACCTACCTCTGTTTTGTTGTCAAGAGACGCAACAGTCCCGACTCGCTCTCCTTCGACTTTGGACACCTGCGCAATCGCTCTGGCTGCCATGTGGAG CTTCTTTTCCTGAGCTATCTTGGGGTACTGTGCCCCGGTTTCTTGGGTTCTGGTGTGGACGGTGTACGGGTGGCATATGCCATTACTTGGTTCTGTTCCTGGTCACCCTGTTCAAACTGCGCCCATCGCCTTTCGCGCTTCATGTCTCAGATGCCCAACCTGCGGCTGCGCATCTTTGTCTCACGCCTTTACTTCTGTGACCAGGAGGACAGTCAAGAGAGAGAGGGACTCCGATGCTTGCAAAGGGCTGGCGTGCAAGTGACTGTCATGACCtataaag ATTTTTTCTACTGTTGGCAAACCTTTGTGGCTCGTAATCAAAGAGCGTTCAAGGCTTGGGATGGCCTTCACCAGAACTCTACCAGATTGTCCCGGAAACTTCACCGAATACTGCAG CCTAGTGACTGTGAAGACCTGAGGGATGGCTTCGCTCTGCTGGGGCTTTAA
- the aicda gene encoding single-stranded DNA cytosine deaminase isoform X2 produces the protein MYAFEVEHAVMSFTLTAHIEKFVSPTTSFTTGCLYSYAHVDGHPFSLFADDGLYIVPWYLEYFGNCFICRFQNSHSFLHDSTTELVSSFGMMSKLDSVLLTQRKFIYHYKNVRWARGRNETYLCFVVKRRNSPDSLSFDFGHLRNRSGCHVELLFLSYLGVLCPGFLGSGVDGVRVAYAITWFCSWSPCSNCAHRLSRFMSQMPNLRLRIFVSRLYFCDQEDSQEREGLRCLQRAGVQVTVMTYKDFFYCWQTFVARNQRAFKAWDGLHQNSTRLSRKLHRILQPSDCEDLRDGFALLGL, from the exons ATGTATGCATTTGAAGTTGAGCATGCGGTTATGTCTTTTACCTTAACCGCACACATTGAAAAATTTGTCTCACCTACTACCTCATTCACCACCGGATGTTTGTACAGTTATGCGCATGTG GATGGACATCCATTTTCCCTGTTTGCTGATGATGGCCTTTACATTGTTCCATGGTACCTGGAATATTTTGGAAATTGTTTTATATGCCGT tTTCAAAACTCTCACTCATTTTTGCATGACTCAACCACTGAGCTGGTTTCATCTTTCGGAATGATGAGCAAGCTGGACAg TGTGCTGCTGACTCAGAGGAAGTTTATTTATCACTATAAGAACGTACGCTGGGCACGTGGGAGAAACGAGACCTACCTCTGTTTTGTTGTCAAGAGACGCAACAGTCCCGACTCGCTCTCCTTCGACTTTGGACACCTGCGCAATCGCTCTGGCTGCCATGTGGAG CTTCTTTTCCTGAGCTATCTTGGGGTACTGTGCCCCGGTTTCTTGGGTTCTGGTGTGGACGGTGTACGGGTGGCATATGCCATTACTTGGTTCTGTTCCTGGTCACCCTGTTCAAACTGCGCCCATCGCCTTTCGCGCTTCATGTCTCAGATGCCCAACCTGCGGCTGCGCATCTTTGTCTCACGCCTTTACTTCTGTGACCAGGAGGACAGTCAAGAGAGAGAGGGACTCCGATGCTTGCAAAGGGCTGGCGTGCAAGTGACTGTCATGACCtataaag ATTTTTTCTACTGTTGGCAAACCTTTGTGGCTCGTAATCAAAGAGCGTTCAAGGCTTGGGATGGCCTTCACCAGAACTCTACCAGATTGTCCCGGAAACTTCACCGAATACTGCAG CCTAGTGACTGTGAAGACCTGAGGGATGGCTTCGCTCTGCTGGGGCTTTAA
- the aicda gene encoding single-stranded DNA cytosine deaminase isoform X5 gives MYAFEVEHAVMSFTLTAHIEKFVSPTTSFTTGCLYSYAHVFQNSHSFLHDSTTELVSSFGMMSKLDSVLLTQRKFIYHYKNVRWARGRNETYLCFVVKRRNSPDSLSFDFGHLRNRSGCHVELLFLSYLGVLCPGFLGSGVDGVRVAYAITWFCSWSPCSNCAHRLSRFMSQMPNLRLRIFVSRLYFCDQEDSQEREGLRCLQRAGVQVTVMTYKDFFYCWQTFVARNQRAFKAWDGLHQNSTRLSRKLHRILQPSDCEDLRDGFALLGL, from the exons ATGTATGCATTTGAAGTTGAGCATGCGGTTATGTCTTTTACCTTAACCGCACACATTGAAAAATTTGTCTCACCTACTACCTCATTCACCACCGGATGTTTGTACAGTTATGCGCATGTG tTTCAAAACTCTCACTCATTTTTGCATGACTCAACCACTGAGCTGGTTTCATCTTTCGGAATGATGAGCAAGCTGGACAg TGTGCTGCTGACTCAGAGGAAGTTTATTTATCACTATAAGAACGTACGCTGGGCACGTGGGAGAAACGAGACCTACCTCTGTTTTGTTGTCAAGAGACGCAACAGTCCCGACTCGCTCTCCTTCGACTTTGGACACCTGCGCAATCGCTCTGGCTGCCATGTGGAG CTTCTTTTCCTGAGCTATCTTGGGGTACTGTGCCCCGGTTTCTTGGGTTCTGGTGTGGACGGTGTACGGGTGGCATATGCCATTACTTGGTTCTGTTCCTGGTCACCCTGTTCAAACTGCGCCCATCGCCTTTCGCGCTTCATGTCTCAGATGCCCAACCTGCGGCTGCGCATCTTTGTCTCACGCCTTTACTTCTGTGACCAGGAGGACAGTCAAGAGAGAGAGGGACTCCGATGCTTGCAAAGGGCTGGCGTGCAAGTGACTGTCATGACCtataaag ATTTTTTCTACTGTTGGCAAACCTTTGTGGCTCGTAATCAAAGAGCGTTCAAGGCTTGGGATGGCCTTCACCAGAACTCTACCAGATTGTCCCGGAAACTTCACCGAATACTGCAG CCTAGTGACTGTGAAGACCTGAGGGATGGCTTCGCTCTGCTGGGGCTTTAA
- the aicda gene encoding single-stranded DNA cytosine deaminase isoform X4, whose amino-acid sequence MFVQLCACGPYCTILDFAMNVKELRLNQTRLQDGHPFSLFADDGLYIVPWYLEYFGNCFICRFQNSHSFLHDSTTELVSSFGMMSKLDSVLLTQRKFIYHYKNVRWARGRNETYLCFVVKRRNSPDSLSFDFGHLRNRSGCHVELLFLSYLGVLCPGFLGSGVDGVRVAYAITWFCSWSPCSNCAHRLSRFMSQMPNLRLRIFVSRLYFCDQEDSQEREGLRCLQRAGVQVTVMTYKDFFYCWQTFVARNQRAFKAWDGLHQNSTRLSRKLHRILQPSDCEDLRDGFALLGL is encoded by the exons ATGTTTGTACAGTTATGCGCATGTG GACCGTATTGCACAATTCTGGACTTTGCTATGAACGTCAAAGAACTTCGATTGAACCAGACACGGCTTCAG GATGGACATCCATTTTCCCTGTTTGCTGATGATGGCCTTTACATTGTTCCATGGTACCTGGAATATTTTGGAAATTGTTTTATATGCCGT tTTCAAAACTCTCACTCATTTTTGCATGACTCAACCACTGAGCTGGTTTCATCTTTCGGAATGATGAGCAAGCTGGACAg TGTGCTGCTGACTCAGAGGAAGTTTATTTATCACTATAAGAACGTACGCTGGGCACGTGGGAGAAACGAGACCTACCTCTGTTTTGTTGTCAAGAGACGCAACAGTCCCGACTCGCTCTCCTTCGACTTTGGACACCTGCGCAATCGCTCTGGCTGCCATGTGGAG CTTCTTTTCCTGAGCTATCTTGGGGTACTGTGCCCCGGTTTCTTGGGTTCTGGTGTGGACGGTGTACGGGTGGCATATGCCATTACTTGGTTCTGTTCCTGGTCACCCTGTTCAAACTGCGCCCATCGCCTTTCGCGCTTCATGTCTCAGATGCCCAACCTGCGGCTGCGCATCTTTGTCTCACGCCTTTACTTCTGTGACCAGGAGGACAGTCAAGAGAGAGAGGGACTCCGATGCTTGCAAAGGGCTGGCGTGCAAGTGACTGTCATGACCtataaag ATTTTTTCTACTGTTGGCAAACCTTTGTGGCTCGTAATCAAAGAGCGTTCAAGGCTTGGGATGGCCTTCACCAGAACTCTACCAGATTGTCCCGGAAACTTCACCGAATACTGCAG CCTAGTGACTGTGAAGACCTGAGGGATGGCTTCGCTCTGCTGGGGCTTTAA
- the aicda gene encoding single-stranded DNA cytosine deaminase isoform X7 produces the protein MRMWMDIHFPCLLMMAFTLFHGTWNILEIVLYAVVLLTQRKFIYHYKNVRWARGRNETYLCFVVKRRNSPDSLSFDFGHLRNRSGCHVELLFLSYLGVLCPGFLGSGVDGVRVAYAITWFCSWSPCSNCAHRLSRFMSQMPNLRLRIFVSRLYFCDQEDSQEREGLRCLQRAGVQVTVMTYKDFFYCWQTFVARNQRAFKAWDGLHQNSTRLSRKLHRILQPSDCEDLRDGFALLGL, from the exons ATGCGCATGTG GATGGACATCCATTTTCCCTGTTTGCTGATGATGGCCTTTACATTGTTCCATGGTACCTGGAATATTTTGGAAATTGTTTTATATGCCGT TGTGCTGCTGACTCAGAGGAAGTTTATTTATCACTATAAGAACGTACGCTGGGCACGTGGGAGAAACGAGACCTACCTCTGTTTTGTTGTCAAGAGACGCAACAGTCCCGACTCGCTCTCCTTCGACTTTGGACACCTGCGCAATCGCTCTGGCTGCCATGTGGAG CTTCTTTTCCTGAGCTATCTTGGGGTACTGTGCCCCGGTTTCTTGGGTTCTGGTGTGGACGGTGTACGGGTGGCATATGCCATTACTTGGTTCTGTTCCTGGTCACCCTGTTCAAACTGCGCCCATCGCCTTTCGCGCTTCATGTCTCAGATGCCCAACCTGCGGCTGCGCATCTTTGTCTCACGCCTTTACTTCTGTGACCAGGAGGACAGTCAAGAGAGAGAGGGACTCCGATGCTTGCAAAGGGCTGGCGTGCAAGTGACTGTCATGACCtataaag ATTTTTTCTACTGTTGGCAAACCTTTGTGGCTCGTAATCAAAGAGCGTTCAAGGCTTGGGATGGCCTTCACCAGAACTCTACCAGATTGTCCCGGAAACTTCACCGAATACTGCAG CCTAGTGACTGTGAAGACCTGAGGGATGGCTTCGCTCTGCTGGGGCTTTAA
- the aicda gene encoding single-stranded DNA cytosine deaminase isoform X11, translating into MRMCVLLTQRKFIYHYKNVRWARGRNETYLCFVVKRRNSPDSLSFDFGHLRNRSGCHVELLFLSYLGVLCPGFLGSGVDGVRVAYAITWFCSWSPCSNCAHRLSRFMSQMPNLRLRIFVSRLYFCDQEDSQEREGLRCLQRAGVQVTVMTYKDFFYCWQTFVARNQRAFKAWDGLHQNSTRLSRKLHRILQPSDCEDLRDGFALLGL; encoded by the exons ATGCGCATGTG TGTGCTGCTGACTCAGAGGAAGTTTATTTATCACTATAAGAACGTACGCTGGGCACGTGGGAGAAACGAGACCTACCTCTGTTTTGTTGTCAAGAGACGCAACAGTCCCGACTCGCTCTCCTTCGACTTTGGACACCTGCGCAATCGCTCTGGCTGCCATGTGGAG CTTCTTTTCCTGAGCTATCTTGGGGTACTGTGCCCCGGTTTCTTGGGTTCTGGTGTGGACGGTGTACGGGTGGCATATGCCATTACTTGGTTCTGTTCCTGGTCACCCTGTTCAAACTGCGCCCATCGCCTTTCGCGCTTCATGTCTCAGATGCCCAACCTGCGGCTGCGCATCTTTGTCTCACGCCTTTACTTCTGTGACCAGGAGGACAGTCAAGAGAGAGAGGGACTCCGATGCTTGCAAAGGGCTGGCGTGCAAGTGACTGTCATGACCtataaag ATTTTTTCTACTGTTGGCAAACCTTTGTGGCTCGTAATCAAAGAGCGTTCAAGGCTTGGGATGGCCTTCACCAGAACTCTACCAGATTGTCCCGGAAACTTCACCGAATACTGCAG CCTAGTGACTGTGAAGACCTGAGGGATGGCTTCGCTCTGCTGGGGCTTTAA
- the aicda gene encoding single-stranded DNA cytosine deaminase isoform X6 has product MQVHSSGKDGHPFSLFADDGLYIVPWYLEYFGNCFICRFQNSHSFLHDSTTELVSSFGMMSKLDSVLLTQRKFIYHYKNVRWARGRNETYLCFVVKRRNSPDSLSFDFGHLRNRSGCHVELLFLSYLGVLCPGFLGSGVDGVRVAYAITWFCSWSPCSNCAHRLSRFMSQMPNLRLRIFVSRLYFCDQEDSQEREGLRCLQRAGVQVTVMTYKDFFYCWQTFVARNQRAFKAWDGLHQNSTRLSRKLHRILQPSDCEDLRDGFALLGL; this is encoded by the exons ATGCAAGTTCACAGCTCTGGAAAA GATGGACATCCATTTTCCCTGTTTGCTGATGATGGCCTTTACATTGTTCCATGGTACCTGGAATATTTTGGAAATTGTTTTATATGCCGT tTTCAAAACTCTCACTCATTTTTGCATGACTCAACCACTGAGCTGGTTTCATCTTTCGGAATGATGAGCAAGCTGGACAg TGTGCTGCTGACTCAGAGGAAGTTTATTTATCACTATAAGAACGTACGCTGGGCACGTGGGAGAAACGAGACCTACCTCTGTTTTGTTGTCAAGAGACGCAACAGTCCCGACTCGCTCTCCTTCGACTTTGGACACCTGCGCAATCGCTCTGGCTGCCATGTGGAG CTTCTTTTCCTGAGCTATCTTGGGGTACTGTGCCCCGGTTTCTTGGGTTCTGGTGTGGACGGTGTACGGGTGGCATATGCCATTACTTGGTTCTGTTCCTGGTCACCCTGTTCAAACTGCGCCCATCGCCTTTCGCGCTTCATGTCTCAGATGCCCAACCTGCGGCTGCGCATCTTTGTCTCACGCCTTTACTTCTGTGACCAGGAGGACAGTCAAGAGAGAGAGGGACTCCGATGCTTGCAAAGGGCTGGCGTGCAAGTGACTGTCATGACCtataaag ATTTTTTCTACTGTTGGCAAACCTTTGTGGCTCGTAATCAAAGAGCGTTCAAGGCTTGGGATGGCCTTCACCAGAACTCTACCAGATTGTCCCGGAAACTTCACCGAATACTGCAG CCTAGTGACTGTGAAGACCTGAGGGATGGCTTCGCTCTGCTGGGGCTTTAA
- the aicda gene encoding single-stranded DNA cytosine deaminase isoform X8 has product MDIHFPCLLMMAFTLFHGTWNILEIVLYAVVLLTQRKFIYHYKNVRWARGRNETYLCFVVKRRNSPDSLSFDFGHLRNRSGCHVELLFLSYLGVLCPGFLGSGVDGVRVAYAITWFCSWSPCSNCAHRLSRFMSQMPNLRLRIFVSRLYFCDQEDSQEREGLRCLQRAGVQVTVMTYKDFFYCWQTFVARNQRAFKAWDGLHQNSTRLSRKLHRILQPSDCEDLRDGFALLGL; this is encoded by the exons ATGGACATCCATTTTCCCTGTTTGCTGATGATGGCCTTTACATTGTTCCATGGTACCTGGAATATTTTGGAAATTGTTTTATATGCCGT TGTGCTGCTGACTCAGAGGAAGTTTATTTATCACTATAAGAACGTACGCTGGGCACGTGGGAGAAACGAGACCTACCTCTGTTTTGTTGTCAAGAGACGCAACAGTCCCGACTCGCTCTCCTTCGACTTTGGACACCTGCGCAATCGCTCTGGCTGCCATGTGGAG CTTCTTTTCCTGAGCTATCTTGGGGTACTGTGCCCCGGTTTCTTGGGTTCTGGTGTGGACGGTGTACGGGTGGCATATGCCATTACTTGGTTCTGTTCCTGGTCACCCTGTTCAAACTGCGCCCATCGCCTTTCGCGCTTCATGTCTCAGATGCCCAACCTGCGGCTGCGCATCTTTGTCTCACGCCTTTACTTCTGTGACCAGGAGGACAGTCAAGAGAGAGAGGGACTCCGATGCTTGCAAAGGGCTGGCGTGCAAGTGACTGTCATGACCtataaag ATTTTTTCTACTGTTGGCAAACCTTTGTGGCTCGTAATCAAAGAGCGTTCAAGGCTTGGGATGGCCTTCACCAGAACTCTACCAGATTGTCCCGGAAACTTCACCGAATACTGCAG CCTAGTGACTGTGAAGACCTGAGGGATGGCTTCGCTCTGCTGGGGCTTTAA
- the aicda gene encoding single-stranded DNA cytosine deaminase isoform X9, producing MFQNSHSFLHDSTTELVSSFGMMSKLDSVLLTQRKFIYHYKNVRWARGRNETYLCFVVKRRNSPDSLSFDFGHLRNRSGCHVELLFLSYLGVLCPGFLGSGVDGVRVAYAITWFCSWSPCSNCAHRLSRFMSQMPNLRLRIFVSRLYFCDQEDSQEREGLRCLQRAGVQVTVMTYKDFFYCWQTFVARNQRAFKAWDGLHQNSTRLSRKLHRILQPSDCEDLRDGFALLGL from the exons ATG tTTCAAAACTCTCACTCATTTTTGCATGACTCAACCACTGAGCTGGTTTCATCTTTCGGAATGATGAGCAAGCTGGACAg TGTGCTGCTGACTCAGAGGAAGTTTATTTATCACTATAAGAACGTACGCTGGGCACGTGGGAGAAACGAGACCTACCTCTGTTTTGTTGTCAAGAGACGCAACAGTCCCGACTCGCTCTCCTTCGACTTTGGACACCTGCGCAATCGCTCTGGCTGCCATGTGGAG CTTCTTTTCCTGAGCTATCTTGGGGTACTGTGCCCCGGTTTCTTGGGTTCTGGTGTGGACGGTGTACGGGTGGCATATGCCATTACTTGGTTCTGTTCCTGGTCACCCTGTTCAAACTGCGCCCATCGCCTTTCGCGCTTCATGTCTCAGATGCCCAACCTGCGGCTGCGCATCTTTGTCTCACGCCTTTACTTCTGTGACCAGGAGGACAGTCAAGAGAGAGAGGGACTCCGATGCTTGCAAAGGGCTGGCGTGCAAGTGACTGTCATGACCtataaag ATTTTTTCTACTGTTGGCAAACCTTTGTGGCTCGTAATCAAAGAGCGTTCAAGGCTTGGGATGGCCTTCACCAGAACTCTACCAGATTGTCCCGGAAACTTCACCGAATACTGCAG CCTAGTGACTGTGAAGACCTGAGGGATGGCTTCGCTCTGCTGGGGCTTTAA
- the aicda gene encoding single-stranded DNA cytosine deaminase isoform X10, with the protein MMSKLDSVLLTQRKFIYHYKNVRWARGRNETYLCFVVKRRNSPDSLSFDFGHLRNRSGCHVELLFLSYLGVLCPGFLGSGVDGVRVAYAITWFCSWSPCSNCAHRLSRFMSQMPNLRLRIFVSRLYFCDQEDSQEREGLRCLQRAGVQVTVMTYKDFFYCWQTFVARNQRAFKAWDGLHQNSTRLSRKLHRILQPSDCEDLRDGFALLGL; encoded by the exons ATGATGAGCAAGCTGGACAg TGTGCTGCTGACTCAGAGGAAGTTTATTTATCACTATAAGAACGTACGCTGGGCACGTGGGAGAAACGAGACCTACCTCTGTTTTGTTGTCAAGAGACGCAACAGTCCCGACTCGCTCTCCTTCGACTTTGGACACCTGCGCAATCGCTCTGGCTGCCATGTGGAG CTTCTTTTCCTGAGCTATCTTGGGGTACTGTGCCCCGGTTTCTTGGGTTCTGGTGTGGACGGTGTACGGGTGGCATATGCCATTACTTGGTTCTGTTCCTGGTCACCCTGTTCAAACTGCGCCCATCGCCTTTCGCGCTTCATGTCTCAGATGCCCAACCTGCGGCTGCGCATCTTTGTCTCACGCCTTTACTTCTGTGACCAGGAGGACAGTCAAGAGAGAGAGGGACTCCGATGCTTGCAAAGGGCTGGCGTGCAAGTGACTGTCATGACCtataaag ATTTTTTCTACTGTTGGCAAACCTTTGTGGCTCGTAATCAAAGAGCGTTCAAGGCTTGGGATGGCCTTCACCAGAACTCTACCAGATTGTCCCGGAAACTTCACCGAATACTGCAG CCTAGTGACTGTGAAGACCTGAGGGATGGCTTCGCTCTGCTGGGGCTTTAA